One stretch of Hevea brasiliensis isolate MT/VB/25A 57/8 chromosome 12, ASM3005281v1, whole genome shotgun sequence DNA includes these proteins:
- the LOC110655754 gene encoding uncharacterized protein LOC110655754 yields MELRSCTHLHFILVAKGGLATKALNVYHGRPALKFKKVKDLYETGDENFFDPFPVFRPKVEFECGEAEILHTVAEERATKSDGEISVSNSKGFDVGAREIDDLNFGNMTLKQIREKCKEKRRKSSTYACLNKKTIETGSLGKGNHFNSQSEEDECDIMEPLSCWKSRILNRKKTKRKGISKSVYTSLQNALSIVKFEGIPSDEVVFQSNENFPSPIAVKLEDPVSTYSACKDIIIIDADSSFSCNELVAFNGVAPCEEPEAANDYYLETGTSMIASAEPDTAKGSVSEIGMSVITSEELATNACGIETQMTTLFSNEPQCCATNEESHEYMEHKYPKSIQDVKFLGGEIMMEGAAEVISNKFSDFSLSDVKKEGAIIDQHPKNDSPETVFPREGHIPVLQHQRFPYVHEKSWKTSSSSQVHIPNVAINNHLQCIENSKKHNSCLPGDETKDDTLDVEANVISSPNRDCSSLWNPNLHSSPRGCLVSAADNSPTAEEKQSRLSACADATGSCSPVIHSCIDEPVISEKVEDCCHSKMQHPSERLFSTRMAISPTSQKRLREVMESIELDDEQYYRYARKLCYRKQNKYKNGRLEGPIQIKRAELITSPKKVSRKPKICKNGFHRNDILKVPPPSRAGRCFSTGCTSALSSSESAILFSQQQMHDIESVATKLAKELQLMKDIVEETLQSKVYLATCSKYDAEEIRLAIQSATRVEESARRSLSIMARDCNRFCKIMKLAKKNSADSRDGVCKKRKIVFADEAGGKLCDVKTFRDGMDFFVEAKSEKTGTFD; encoded by the exons ATGGAGTTACGTAGTTGCACTCATTTACATTTTATCCTAGTTGCTAAAGGTGGTTTGGCAACAAAAGCCCTGAACGTGTATCATGGAAGGCCGGCACTTAAGTTCAAGAAGGTCAAAGATCTATATGAAACCGGCGATGAAAATTTTTTTGATCCATTTCCAGTGTTTAGACCAAAAGTTGAGTTTGAATGTGGCGAGGCAGAAATTCTACATACAGTTGCAGAAGAAAGAGCGACAAAAAGTGATGGTGAAATTTCAGTGTCTAACAGCAAAGGTTTTGATGTTGGAGCAAGGGAAATAGATGATCTTAACTTTGGCAATATGACACTGAAACAAATTAGAGAGAAATGTaaagaaaagagaaggaaatCTTCCACATATGCCTGTTTGAATAAAAAAACTATTGAAACTGGTTCCCTTGGAAAAGGGAACCATTTTAACTCACAGTCTGAGGAAGATGAATGTGATATCATGGAGCCCCTCAGCTGTTGGAAATCCAGAATTCTAAACAGGAAGAAGACCAAGAGAAAAGGCATAAGCAAAAGTGTCTATACTTCACTTCAGAATGCCTTATCTATTGTGAAGTTCGAGGGAATCCCCAGTGATGAAGTTGTCTTTCAATCTAATGAAAATTTTCCATCACCTATTGCTGTTAAACTTGAGGATCCTGTGTCTACTTATTCAGCTTGCAAAGATATCATCATCATTGATGCAGATTCCTCTTTTAGTTGTAATGAGCTAGTGGCCTTTAACGGAGTGGCACCATGTGAAGAGCCTGAGGCAGCTAATGATTATTATTTGGAGACTGGAACATCAATGATAGCCAGTGCGGAGCCAGATACAGCAAAAGGCTCTGTTTCTGAAATTGGGATGTCTGTGATAACCAGTGAAGAGTTGGCAACTAATGCTTGTGGTATTGAAACACAGATGACAACTCTCTTCAGCAATGAGCCTCAGTGTTGTGCTACTAATGAAGAATCACATGAGTATATGGAGCATAAGTATCCTAAATCAATTCAGGATGTAAAATTCTTAGGCGGGGAGATAATGATGGAGGGTGCTGCAGAAGTGATCAGTAATAAGTTTTCCGATTTTTCTTTATCAGATGTAAAGAAAGAAGGTGCTATCATAGATCAACATCCCAAAAATGACTCCCCTGAAACAGTTTTTCCAAGGGAGGGTCATATACCTGTGTTACAACACCAAAGGTTTCCTTATGTGCATGAGAAATCATGGAAGACCAGCAGTAGCAGCCAGGTTCACATACCTAATGTCGCCATCAATAATCACCTTCAATGCATTGAAAATAGCAAAAAACACAATTCATGTCTTCCTGGGGATGAAACTAAAGATGATACACTTGATGTTGAAGCCAATGTCATAAGCAGCCCTAACAGAGACTGTAGTTCACTTTGGAATCCAAATTTACATTCAAGTCCAAGAGGCTGTTTAGTTTCTGCTGCTGATAATTCTCCTACAGCTGAGGAAAAACAATCACGATTATCTGCTTGTGCTGATGCAACAGGAAGCTGTTCTCCAGTGATCCATTCATGCATTGATGAGCCTGTGATATCAGAAAAGGTGGAGGATTGCTGTCACTCAAAGATGCAACATCCTTCCGAAAGGCTCTTTTCAACTAGAATG GCCATCTCTCCAACTTCTCAGAAAAGGCTACGTGAAGTTATGGAGTCCATTGAGTTAGATGATGAGCAATACTACA GGTATGCAAGGAAACTTTGCTATAGAAAACAGAATAAGTATAAGAATGGTAGACTTGAAGGACCCATTCAGATCAAGAGAGCTGAACTCATCACTAGCCCTAAGAAAGTTTCTAGGAAACCAAAGATATGTAAAAATGGTTTCCATCGAAATGATATTCTCAAGGTTCCTCCTCCCTCTCGTGCTGGACGATGTTTTAGTACTGGGTGCACCTCTGCCCTAAGTTCTTCAGAGAGTGCCATTCTGTTCTCACAGCAACAGATGCATGATATTGAATCTGTTGCAACTAAACTTGCAAAAGAGTTGCAGCTCATGAAGGACATAGTGGAAGAAACATTGCAGTCCAAAGTCTATCTGGCTACATGCTCGAAATATGATGCAGAGGAG ATAAGACTTGCCATACAAAGTGCAACAAGAGTTGAAGAAAGTGCAAGAAGATCTCTTTCTATAATGGCAAGGGACTGCAACCGTTTTTGTAAAATCATG AAATTGGCCAAGAAAAATTCTGCTGATTCCCGAGATGGGGTCTGCAAGAAGAGGAAGATTGTTTTTGCCGATGAGGCTGGTGGAAAGCTATGTGATGTCAAGACTTTTAGGGATGGCATGGATTTTTTTGTGGAGGCTAAGAGTGAGAAAACGGGAACTTTTGATTAA
- the LOC110655765 gene encoding outer envelope pore protein 24B, chloroplastic has product MMKASLKGKYETDQSSAAVTVAFNAGDVKLRASMTDATVVNGPSLNGLVLAIEKPGFFVVDYNVPKKDFRFQFMNTVKVADKPLNLTYIHSRGDNRTILDGALVFDSANKVSANYMLGTGNCKLKYTYVQGGATTFEPCYDLAKNSWDFAVSRKVYADDVFRATYQTSSKALGLEWSRNSKFNGNFKISASLNLGEESKVPKLSAESTWNLEI; this is encoded by the exons ATGATGAAGGCATCTTTGAAGGGCAAGTATGAAACTGACCAAAGCAGCGCGGCAGTTACTGTTGCCTTCAACGCCGGCGATGTCAAGCTCCGGGCTTCCATGACAGACGCAACCGTCGTCAATGGTCCCAGCTTAAACGGTTTGGTTTTAGCTATCGAGAAACCCGGCTTCTTTGTCGTCGACTACAACGTCCCCAAAAAG GATTTTCGGTTTCAGTTTATGAACACAGTTAAGGTTGCTGATAAGCCCTTGAACCTGACATACATTCACAGCAGAGGGGATAACCGCACGATATTAGATGGGGCTCTTGTGTTTGATTCAGCTAATAAGGTGTCCGCAAATTACATGCTTGGTACAGGGAATTGTAAGCTGAAGTATACATATGTGCAGGGAGGGGCAACAACATTTGAACCTTGCTATGATTTGGCAAAGAACTCCTGGGATTTTGCTGTTTCACGTAAGGTTTATGCTGATGATGTGTTTAGGGCGACATATCAAACATCAAGCAAGGCATTGGGATTAGAGTGGTCAAGGAATTCAAAATTTAATGGCAATTTCAAG ATCTCTGCATCCCTCAATTTGGGCGAGGAGTCAAAAGTGCCAAAACTAAGTGCTGAGAGTACATGGAACTTAGAGATTTGA
- the LOC110655774 gene encoding uncharacterized membrane protein At1g75140-like — MANTRKGKLLSFLSLLFILAAISGSCSSSVPDDHHSPDHEPETDTTSQSYQQQVLLHKLEELVRNLSEVVARLETKLSESAKVDVSLKGTHQNWEQDRVNQIKSDSKRSVIKVQEEGMGIKGKTRDEERARAVSVTKYSPFWSERFQFVSAVKLDSDTTCINVLPFRDYEGLSKYVAVGDDQGRVYVFSRNGDVLIELYTVCDSPVTAMVSYLSVYKNESIVVTGHQNGVILVHKVLEGLNGEEWGSLSMENVGKFIPTDHSEEGLAITILEVHHVGRSRYILSSDAGGKIRVLRENGTVHGSAILTSRPLAFLKQRLLFLTENGAGSLDLRSMKVRESECEGSNHTLVRNYVFDATERSKAYGFTSEGDLIHVLLLGDIMNFKCRVRSKRKFDIDGPIAMQAIKGYLLLVNEEKVFAYNVSTQHYVRVSGPRLLFSAGLDEIRSLFLNYQVVDARVEWRRVIPLIASNREKLVVLGLGGGYVGMYRSNLPVFKGEFNTMLWTSPVLFFIVFLFGAWQFFAKKKDALTSWGPDYPFSSTPTGAPIGSSSGDRSIVDSSSRRDELVDLRAGGLRGPSRRYVSPSRYPGGTTTSFTPSSADTTSRSTSVDPNYKTSSELKYRGPTLESTGFPKRRENLFVSNEVVDDSS, encoded by the coding sequence ATGGCAAACACCCGCAAAGGCAAGttgctttcttttctctctctgctTTTCATTTTAGCTGCAATTTCGGGGAGCTGCTCTAGCTCGGTACCTGACGATCACCACTCTCCTGACCATGAACCTGAGACTGATACTACCTCTCAATCCTACCAGCAACAAGTTTTATTACATAAACTTGAAGAATTAGTGAGGAACCTCAGTGAAGTAGTTGCTAGATTAGAAACAAAATTATCGGAGTCTGCCAAAGTAGATGTATCTTTAAAGGGTACTCATCAAAATTGGGAACAAGATAGGGTTAATCAGATAAAATCCGATAGTAAAAGATCGGTTATTAAAGTCCAAGAAGAGGGTATGGGTATCAAGGGAAAAACTCGAGATGAGGAGAGGGCAAGAGCAGTATCAGTTACAAAATACAGTCCATTTTGGTCAGAGAGGTTTCAGTTTGTGTCCGCAGTGAAATTAGATTCAGACACAACTTGTATTAATGTTTTGCCATTTCGAGATTACGAGGGTCTTAGTAAGTATGTTGCTGTTGGGGATGATCAAGGCAGGGTTTATGTGTTCTCAAGGAATGGGGATGTTTTGATTGAGCTTTACACAGTGTGTGATTCGCCTGTTACTGCAATGGTTTCATACTTATCAGTTTATAAGAATGAGAGTATTGTGGTAACAGGACATCAAAATGGTGTGATTTTGGTGCACAAGGTTCTTGAAGGTCTAAATGGAGAGGAATGGGGCTCATTGTCTATGGAAAATGTCGGTAAGTTTATTCCTACTGATCACTCGGAAGAAGGTTTAGCGATAACTATTTTGGAAGTGCATCATGTTGGGAGATCGAGGTATATATTGTCATCGGATGCTGGTGGGAAGATTCGCGTTTTAAGAGAAAATGGGACTGTACATGGTTCTGCTATACTGACAAGTAGGCCACTTGCATTCTTGAAGCAAAGGCTTTTGTTTTTGACGGAGAATGGTGCTGGGTCATTGGATTTAAGGAGCATGAAAGTCAGGGAATCAGAATGTGAAGGATCGAATCATACTCTTGTTCGGAATTATGTTTTTGATGCTACAGAACGGTCCAAAGCTTATGGATTTACATCGGAGGGTGATTTGATTCATGTATTGTTGTTAGGAGATATAATGAATTTCAAATGCAGGGTcagatccaaaagaaagtttgacATAGATGGACCCATTGCAATGCAAGCCATTAAGGGTTATTTGCTTCTTGTCAATGAGGAGAAGGTTTTTGCATATAATGTTTCGACTCAACACTATGTTAGGGTTAGTGGACCTCGGCTTCTGTTCTCTGCTGGTTTGGATGAGATTAGGTCATTGTTTCTAAATTATCAAGTGGTGGATGCACGTGTAGAGTGGAGAAGGGTGATACCCTTAATAGCCAGTAACCGAGAAAAACTTGTTGTTCTTGGCCTTGGGGGTGGGTATGTGGGAATGTATCGCTCTAATCTTCCAGTATTTAAAGGAGAATTCAATACAATGCTATGGACAAGCCCGGTGTTGTTCTTCATAGTCTTTTTATTTGGAGCATGGCAATTCTTTGCTAAGAAGAAGGATGCACTTACGTCATGGGGACCGGATTATCCTTTTAGCTCCACACCAACTGGAGCTCCAATAGGATCTAGCTCTGGGGACCGATCAATTGTTGATTCTTCTTCAAGAAGAGATGAACTAGTGGACTTAAGGGCTGGTGGTTTGAGAGGTCCATCAAGGAGGTATGTTTCACCTTCACGATATCCCGGGGGAACAACCACCTCCTTTACGCCGAGCTCTGCTGATACCACCTCCAGATCTACTTCTGTTGATCCTAATTATAAAACTTCGTCGGAGCTAAAATATAGGGGTCCAACCCTGGAGTCTACAGGTTTTCCTAAAAGAAGAGAGAATCTATTTGTAAGCAATGAAGTTGTGGATGATAGCAGTTGA
- the LOC110655784 gene encoding COP9 signalosome complex subunit 4: MESAFASASAIADQRQKIEQYKHILASVISSNDIFQAKKFIDHMLSDDVPLVVSRQLLQTFAQELGRLEPETQKEIAHYTLAQIQPRVVSFEEQVLVIREKLAELYESEQQWSKAAQMLSGIDLDSGMRVIDDTFRLSKCVQIARLYLEDDDAVNAEAFINKASFLVSNSQHEVLNLQYKVCYARILDLKRKFLEAALRYYDISQIEKRQIGDETIDEEALEQALSAAVTCTILAAAGPQRSRVLATLYKDERCSKLKIYPILQKVYLERILRKPEIDAFAEELKAHQKALLPDNFTVLDRAMIEHNLLSASKLYTNISFDELGTLLGILPNKAEKIASRMIYEDRMRGSIDQVEAVIHFEDDSEELQQWDQQIVGLCQALNDVLDSMAKKGLSIPV; this comes from the exons ATGGAGAGTGCCTTTGCGAGCGCCTCTGCAATCGCAGACCAGAGGCAAAAGATCGAACAGTACAAGCACATTCTCGCTTCCGTCATCTCGTCAAACGACATCTTTCAGGCCAAGAAGTTTATCGATCACA TGTTGTCGGACGATGTGCCATTGGTAGTCTCGAGGCAGCTATTACAGACTTTTGCGCAGGAGTTGGGGAGATTGGAGCCGGAGACGCAAAAGGAGATTGCTCATTATACTCTTGCTCAGATTCAACCTCGGGTTGTTTCTTTCGAAGAACAG GTTTTAGTAATTAGAGAGAAACTCGCCGAGTTATATGAGTCTGAACAACAGTGGTCAAAAGCAGCTCAGATGCTCAGTGGCATTGATCTGGACTCTGGAATGAG GGTCATTGATGATACATTTAGGCTATCAAAGTGTGTCCAAATTGCTAGATTATATCTTGAG GATGATGATGCAGTTAATGCTGAGGCTTTCATCAATAAAGCGTCATTTTTGGTTAGCAACAGCCAGCACGAAGTATTGAACTTACAATACAAG GTTTGTTACGCCAGGATCTTGGACTTGAAGAGGAAGTTTTTGGAAGCTGCACTGCGTTATTATGATATATCTCAGATTGAGAAGAGGCAGATAGGAGATGA AACCATTGATGAGGAAGCTTTGGAACAAGCTCTCTCTGCTGCTGTGACATGTACAATCTTGGCTGCGGCAGGTCCTCAACGCTCTCGTGTTCTTGCCACTTTGTACAAG GATGAGCGATGCTCAAAGCTAAAAATTTATCCTATATTGCAAAAG GTCTATTTAGAGAGAATTTTGAGAAAACCTGAAATTGATGCATTTGCTGAAGAATTAAAAGCACATCAG AAAGCTCTTTTGCCAGACAATTTTACTGTTCTGGATCGTGCTATGATTGAGCACAATCTTCTGAGTGCAAGTAAACTTTACACAAATATAAG TTTTGATGAATTGGGCACCTTGCTGGGAATTCTTCCAAATAAG GCAGAAAAGATAGCATCAAGAATGATTTATGAGGATAGAATGAGGGGATCAATTGATCAG GTGGAAGCTGTCATTCACTTTGAGGATGATTCTGAAGAGCTGCAGCAATGGGATCAACAG ATTGTTGGCTTGTGTCAGGCCTTGAATGATGTCCTGGATAGCATGGCGAAAAAGGGCTTATCAATCCCTGTGtga